One segment of Phragmites australis chromosome 13, lpPhrAust1.1, whole genome shotgun sequence DNA contains the following:
- the LOC133889421 gene encoding L10-interacting MYB domain-containing protein-like, whose amino-acid sequence MVEWSDENTMIVCELFAEQVRCGNRSSTHLNNVGYNNVIEKFQKRTSLLYKRSQFKNKWAKLKREFGAWNKLLTQTGLGWDENKGTVKMSEEWYQKFKEKPLQNEEELKVTFEDLRNTGDDHFCASSGVIPQDELDGGDELLESDDDNEAEEITPPVKAKGKRACGAMDKGKRPRTSGGQWIQEQITKIVPWNEKSAASVESLAKRDETSGCSIKDVMSLVKECGASPGTKEFFIATELFTERAEREMFMTIDAPLDRFQWLSMKHFVKCLVLEVKRSGNDCDDEDVNALELDISMTGSYKQLLQEPIAYDENNLYMQLAELMSNCSCKLITYIT is encoded by the exons atggttgaatgGTCTGATGAGAACACTATGATTGTTTGTGAGTTGTTTGCTGAACAAGTGAGGTGTGGAAATCGTTCGAGTACCCATTTGAACAATGTTGGGTACAACAATGTGATTGAAAAGTTTCAAAAGAGGACCAGTCTTTTATACAAAAGATCCCAATTTAAGAACAAATGGGCTAAACTAAAACGAGAGTTTGGTGCCTGGAACAAACTATTGACACAAACTGGATTAGGTTGGGATGAGAACAAGGGAACGGTGAAAATGAGTGAGGAATG GTACCAGAAGTTCAAAGAGAAGCCACTGCAAAATGAAGAAGAGTTAAAGGTTACGTTTGAGGATCTTAGAAACACCGGTGATGACCATTTTTGTGCTTCATCAGGTGTTATACCTCAAGATGAATTAGATGGTGGTGATGAGCTTCTAGAGTCTGATGATGACAACGAGGCAGAAGAAATAACACCCCCTGTGAAGGCCAAAGGAAAGAGAGCTTGTGGTGCCATGGACAAGGGAAAAAGACCTAGGACAAGTGGTGGACAGTGGATACAAGAGCAGATTACTAAAATTGTGCCTTGGAATGAGAAGTCCGCAGCATCTGTTGAGTCACTGGCAAAAAGGGATGAAACCTCAGGGTGTTCCATCAAGGATGTCATGTCCCTTGTGAAGGAGTGTGGTGCATCTCCTGGTACAAAGGAGTTCTTCATTGCTACAGAGTTGTTCACCGAGAGAGCTGAAAGGGAGATGTTTATGACTATAGACGCCCCATTAGACCGTTTTCAATGGCTCTCGATGAAGCACTTTGTCAA ATGTCTGGTTCTAGAAGTCAAAAGGAGTGGGAATGActgtgatgatgaagatgttaATGCTTTAGAG CTTGATATATCAATGACTGGCAGCTACAAGCAACTGCTACAAGAACCAATTGCCTATGAT GAAAACAACTTGTACATGCAACTAGCAGAATTGATGAGCAACTGTAGTTGCAAGCTGATTACCTACATAACATGA
- the LOC133887758 gene encoding homeobox-leucine zipper protein ROC6-like — MCDIIFYFMVTWIVHVEYDETTVPQLFRPLFHSGQALGARPCLCLFQRQCEHLAVLRSCPVPSSDITAAADGRRGVLELARRMMASFVAAFYGPFTLASSCNDEWRGFCGTGAERIEAPVLIVTWGADRVPEEAAGLVLSATTTVWLPSTPPQRVFHYLCDGRRRGEWDTLANGAAVQELGSVDTGTGHRQPPWQCRLCPPPRLLMEPTARC, encoded by the exons ATGTGTGACATCATCTTCTATTTCATG GTCACTTGGATTGTACATGTGGAGTACGACGAGACCACCGTGCCGCAGCTGTTCAGACCGTTGTTCCACTCCGGGCAAGCCCTCGGCGCGCGCCCCTGCCTCTGTTTGTTCCAGAGGCAGTGCGAGCATTTGGCCGTTCTACGCTCCTGCCCTGTTCCAAGTAGCGACATCACAG CTGCAGCCGATGGAAGAAGGGGCGTCTTGGAGCTGGCTCGGAGGATGATGGCGAGCTTCGTCGCGGCCTTCTATGGGCCGTTCACCCTAGCGTCAAGCTGCAACGACGAGTGGCGTGGCTTTTGTGGTACTGGCGCCGAGAGGATTGAGGCACCCGTGCTCATTGTGACATGGGGTGCTGATCGTGTGCCCGAAGAGGCAGCAGGCCTGGTGCTGAGCGCCACCACGACGGTCTGGCTGCCCAGCACGCCGCCACAGCGTGTGTTCCATTACCTCTGCGATGGGCGGCGCCGTGGTGAGTGGGATACCCTCGCCAATGGTGCCGCAGTGCAGGAGTTGGGCTCTGTTGACACGGGCACCGGGCACCGGCAACCTCCATGGCAATGCCGTCTCTGTCCTCCGCCCCG CTTACTCATGGAACCAACAGCAAGATGCTGA